The Astatotilapia calliptera chromosome 2, fAstCal1.2, whole genome shotgun sequence genome includes a window with the following:
- the LOC113036849 gene encoding protocadherin gamma-A5-like isoform X45, whose translation MDCGLKGYTRCIKWRFGCGRNWHFFLLIFCLIHMVTGHIRYSIPEEMKKGSLIGNVAQDLGLNLKRLRLGRARIVTGDSIQYTELQTDKGILVVKERIDREQLCGDTTPCSFSFEVILENPMELHQITVEITDINDHSPTFKRNSINFEISESASAGARFSLTSAEDPDVGVNGLREYFLAENDNFVLKQNSNADGKKYAEMVLQKPLDRETNPNLSLKLIAVDGGTPQRSGTVNIDITVLDVNDNAPVFNQSVYKATVMENSPRDTYVTTVNASDADFGSNSIVTYYFSDLNSGLSDVFMIDEKHGIISITGFIDYEKDKKYELRIDARDQGGLTDSSKVIIEVTDVNDNAPIINVMSFTSPVSEDSPPGTTIGIINVKDLDSGDNGQVNCRIEQNAPFKIKSNLRNYYTLVTDTVLDRESVSEYNITVVATDAGIPPLSTKRTFHLKVSDVNDNAPVFSQSVYNTFIIENNSPGISVLTLGAKDPDENQNARISYILENTNIGGAPVSEYVSVNAESGVVHAVRSFDYEQIKQLVFVVKAQDGGSPPLSNNVTVKLIVQDQNDNPPQVLYPVQTGGSLVAEMVPRSADVGYLVTKVVAVDVDSGQNAWLSYKLQKATDRALFEVGLQNGEIRTIRQVTDKDAVKQRLTVLVEDNGQPSRSATVIVNVAVADSFPEVLSEFTELTHDKEYNDNLTFYLVLALAVVSFLFITCLVVIISVKIYRWRQSRILYHSNLPVIPYYPPRYSDTLGTGTLPHVYNYEVCRTTDSRKSDCKFGRAGSQNVLIMDPSATGTMQRIQSEKSILDEPDSPLEVSFSV comes from the exons ATGGATTGTGGATTAAAAGGATACACCCGGTGTATAAAATGGCGCTTTGGCTGTGGACGCAATTGGCATTTCTTCTTGCtcattttttgtctgattcATATGGTCACTGGACATATTCGATACTCTATCCCAGAGGAGATGAAGAAAGGCTCACTCATCGGTAATGTAGCACAGGACCTCGGCTTGAATCTCAAAAGGCTCCGTTTGGGTCGGGCCCGTATCGTGACCGGCGACAGCATCCAGTACACCGAGCTGCAGACAGACAAAGGGATTTTAGTCGTCAAAGAGAGAATAGACCGAGAGCAGCTGTGTGGAGACACCACCCCGTGCAGTTTCAGCTTTGAGGTAATTTTAGAAAATCCTATGGAGCTACATCAAATCACAGTTGAAATAACGGATATAAACGACCATTCGCCAACCTTCAAACGAAACAGTATCAATTTTGAAATCAGCGAATCAGCCAGTGCTGGTGCTCGATTTTCTTTAACCAGTGCAGAAGATCCAGACGTGGGTGTTAACGGACTTAGAGAATATTTTCTGGCCGAGAATGACAATTTTGTTCTTAAACAAAACTCGAATGCAGACGGGAAGAAATACGCAGAGATGGTGCTTCAGAAGCCGCTGGACAGGGAGACAAATCCTAATCTGTCTCTAAAGCTAATAGCTGTAGATGGTGGGACTCCGCAGAGATCTGGCACCGTAAATATCGATATAACTGTTCTCGATGTAAATGATAATGCTCCAGTATTCAATCAATCTGTATATAAAGCCACAGTCATGGAAAATTCTCCCCGAGATACTTACGTTACCACTGTTAATGCCAGTGACGCAGATTTCGGGTCAAATAGCATTGTGACTTATTATTTTTCAGATCTCAACAGTGGTCTCAGTGATGTGTTTATGATTGACGAAAAACATGGTATAATTTCAATAACAGGCTTTATTGAttatgaaaaggacaaaaagtaCGAACTTCGAATCGACGCCAGAGATCAGGGAGGTTTAACAGACTCAAGCAAAGTGATAATTGAAGTAACTGACGTTAATGATAACGCTCCTATCATAAACGTTATGTCATTCACTAGTCCCGTGTCCGAGGACTCTCCTCCTGGTACCACTATTGGCATCATAAATGTAAAAGATCTGGACTCGGGTGATAACGGACAAGTAAACTGTAGAATAGAACAAAACGCGCCTTTCAAAATTAAATCTAATTTAAGAAATTACTATACGTTGGTAACAGATACTGTATTAGATCGTGAAAGCGTTTCAGAATATAACATCACAGTTGTTGCGACAGATGCAGGAATACCTCCTCTTTCAACAAAAAGAACCTTTCATTTAAAGGTCTCTGACGTGAACGATAATGCTCCAGTATTTTCTCAAAGTGTTTACAATACGTTTATCATAGAGAATAACTCTCCAGGCATTTCTGTTCTCACTCTCGGGGCTAAAGATCCCGATGAAAACCAAAACGCCCGGATATCTTATATACTGGAGAACACTAATATTGGTGGAGCTCCAGTTTCtgaatatgtttcagtaaatgCAGAAAGCGGAGTCGTGCACGCAGTGCGCTCCTTTGATTATGAGCAAATCAAACAGCTGGTTTTTGTTGTGAAGGCGCAAGATGGAggctctcctcctctcagtAACAATGTGACTGTGAAACTGATAGTTCAGGACCAGAATGACAACCCCCCTCAGGTTCTGTACCCAGTTCAGACTGGTGGCTCTCTGGTGGCTGAAATGGTGCCTCGTTCAGCAGATGTGGGCTATCTGGTGACTAAAGTGGTGGCTGTTGATGTGGACTCTGGACAGAATGCCTGGCTCTCCTATAAACTGCAGAAAGCCACAGACAGGGCGCTGTTTGAAGTGGGCTTACAGAATGGAGAAATCAGAACTATCCGCCAAGTCACTGATAAAGATGCTGTCAAGCAAAGACTGACTGTTTTAGTGGAGGACAACGGGCAGCCCTCTCGTTCAGCTACAGTCATTGTTAACGTGGCGGTGGCGGACAGCTTCCCTGAAGTGCTGTCGGAGTTCACTGAGTTGACCcacgacaaggagtacaatgACAACCTGACTTTCTACTTAGTCTTGGCTctggctgtagtttccttcctcttcatcaCGTGTTTAGTGGTTATCATATCAGTCAAAATCTACAGGTGGAGACAGTCTCGCATCCTGTATCACTCCAACCTGCCTGTCATTCCATATTATCCACCACGTTACTCGGACACTTTGGGGACAGGGACTCTGCCACATGTGTACAATTACGAGGTGTGCAGGACGACTGACTCCAGAAAAAGTGACTGTAAGTTCGGCAGAGCTGGTAGTCAGAACGTGCTGATTATGGACCCCAGTGCTACAGGAACGATGCAGCGGATACAGAGTGAAAAGAGCATCCTGGATGAACCAGACTCTCCTCTAGAG GTTAGTTTTTCCGTATAa